In Antechinus flavipes isolate AdamAnt ecotype Samford, QLD, Australia chromosome 3, AdamAnt_v2, whole genome shotgun sequence, a genomic segment contains:
- the LOC127557451 gene encoding LOW QUALITY PROTEIN: olfactory receptor 51F2-like (The sequence of the model RefSeq protein was modified relative to this genomic sequence to represent the inferred CDS: inserted 1 base in 1 codon), with amino-acid sequence MLVPNNTTDDQPAFIFIGIPGLETLHIWISIPFCLLYFMALIGNSILLVLVRTEQSLREPQFYFLAMLALTDLGLSLSTLPTVLGTFWIGAHQTGLDACLAQMFFIHTLSSVESGILVAMAFDRLVAICSPLRYSRILTHRAIFCLGGAAFIRGAALLAPLPXFLSSFSFCRDNILSHSYCYYPDLLTLACGDITFSSAYGLVFVLSTFAVDALFIIASYLKILTTILRLEASDRGLRSMQTCACHLCTVLIFYLPLISLAVMHRYVHGTPPLLYAIMSNIYLLLTPLLNPLVYSLKSRQIQTALQRRLWVQRVTAGE; translated from the exons ATGTTGGTTCCTAACAACACTACTGATGATCAGCCTGCCTTCATCTTTATTGGAATCCCTGGACTAGAAACATTGCACATCTGGATCtccattcctttctgtcttctatACTTCATGGCCCTCATAGGAAACTCTATTCTCCTTGTCCTTGTTAGGACTGAGCAAAGCCTCCGTGAGCCTCAGTTCTACTTCCTAGCCATGCTGGCCCTCACTGACCTGGGCCTATCCCTGTCAACATTACCAACTGTCCTGGGCACCTTCTGGATTGGTGCTCATCAGACTGGCCTGGATGCCTGCCTGGCTCAGATGTTTTTTATTCACACACTCTCCTCTGTGGAGTCAGGAATCCTTGTGGCCATGGCCTTTGACCGGCTGGTAGCGATCTGCTCCCCTCTGAGGTATTCTCGCATCCTAACTCACCGTGCTATTTTCTGCCTTGGTGGAGCCGCCTTCATACGTGGTGCTGCACTGCTGGCTCCATTAC TCTTCCTCAGCAGTTTTTCCTTTTGCAGAGACAACATTCTTTCCCACTCTTATTGCTACTACCCAGACCTGCTGACCCTGGCCTGTGGGGACATTACATTCAGCAGTGCCTATGGGCTGGTCTTTGTGCTTTCCACATTTGCAGTGGATGCACTCTTCATCATAGCCTCTTACCTAAAAATCTTGACCACCATCCTGAGGCTGGAAGCTAGTGACCGGGGTCTGAGATCTATGCAGACTTGTGCTTGCCACCTATGCACGGTGCTTATTTTTTACCTCCCTCTTATAAGCCTTGCTGTGATGCATCGCTATGTCCACGGAACACCCCCACTCCTCTATGCTATCATGAGCAATATCTACCTTCTCCTCACACCACTTCTTAATCCTCTGGTTTACAGTCTTAAGTCCCGGCAGATCCAGACTGCTCTACAGAGACGACTCTGGGTTCAGAGAGTCACAGCTGGAGaatga